A genomic segment from Bacteroidota bacterium encodes:
- a CDS encoding ATP-dependent Clp protease ATP-binding subunit: MEAKFSPRVKDVISFSREEAIRLGHDFIGCEHLLLGLLREGDSKALRTMQALDVDIVRVRKNIEDNIRHMATGRISNLANIPLTKQAEKVLKITYLEARIFKTDVIGTEHLLLSILRDEDNMASQVLGQFAVNYEIFRAALENNIADIKSELPTDSPDDYYQERKPNEPNKPSKPTDIKSKTPVLDNFGRDLTRAAEDGKLDPIVGREKEIERVSQILSRRKKNNPVLIGEPGVGKTAIAEGLALRISQRKVSRVLFNKRVVTLDLASLVAGTKYRGQFEERMKAVMNELEKSPDVILFIDEIHTIVGAGGASGSLDASNMFKPALSRGEIQCIGATTLDEYRQYIEKDGALERRFQMVLVEPATEEESIEILQNIRDKYEEHHSVSYTPESIIACVKLSTRYMADRFLPDKAIDVLDEVGARVHLNNIHVPQNVLDLEKQIEEIKVLKNQVVKSQKYEEAAKLRDREKNLLESLDIEKAKWEEETKNQKFNVLEDDVADVIAMMTGIPVKKIAQSESNRLLKMGDDLKARVIGQEGAILKLAKAIQRTRAGLKNPNKPIGSFIFLGPTGVGKTELAKALSQYLFDTDDAMIRIDMSEYMEKFAVSRLVGAPPGYVGYEEGGQLTEKIRRKPYSVILLDEIEKDHPDVFNLLLQVLDEGYLTDSMGRKIDFRNTIIIMTSNIGSRQLKDFGSGVGFNTSAKTDNTESHTKSVIETALKRYFSPEFLNRIDDVIIFNQLEKEHMLAILEINLKKLFKRIEPMGLKITVTDAAKEFLCEKGYDSDYGARPLGRAIQKFLEDPVAEEMLKAEIKEGEIIEADYIAGADELTITINRKKKKKESPKND; the protein is encoded by the coding sequence ATGGAAGCTAAGTTTTCGCCCCGTGTTAAAGATGTCATATCCTTCAGTAGAGAAGAAGCCATCAGGTTGGGTCACGATTTTATTGGATGTGAGCATTTGCTGTTGGGACTTTTGAGAGAGGGTGATAGCAAAGCCTTACGAACCATGCAGGCATTGGATGTGGACATTGTTCGCGTTCGCAAAAATATTGAAGATAATATTCGCCACATGGCCACCGGCCGCATCAGTAATCTGGCCAATATACCTTTAACCAAACAAGCCGAGAAGGTTTTGAAGATCACCTATCTCGAAGCTCGAATTTTTAAAACCGATGTGATAGGTACGGAGCATTTGCTGCTCTCTATCCTTCGCGACGAAGACAATATGGCCTCACAAGTTTTGGGTCAGTTTGCAGTTAATTATGAAATTTTTAGAGCTGCTTTGGAAAATAATATCGCCGATATCAAATCGGAATTGCCAACAGATTCGCCCGATGATTATTACCAGGAGCGTAAGCCCAATGAGCCCAATAAGCCTAGTAAACCCACGGATATTAAATCAAAGACTCCTGTGCTCGATAACTTTGGTCGTGACCTAACCCGTGCAGCCGAAGACGGAAAATTAGACCCCATAGTAGGAAGAGAAAAAGAAATTGAACGTGTATCGCAAATATTATCACGCCGTAAAAAGAACAATCCTGTATTAATAGGTGAGCCTGGTGTTGGTAAAACTGCTATCGCCGAAGGTTTAGCTTTAAGAATATCGCAACGCAAAGTTTCAAGAGTATTATTTAATAAACGTGTAGTTACTTTAGATTTAGCATCATTAGTAGCAGGTACCAAATACCGCGGACAGTTTGAGGAACGCATGAAAGCAGTGATGAACGAGCTTGAAAAATCGCCCGATGTGATTTTGTTTATCGATGAAATACATACCATTGTTGGTGCTGGTGGAGCAAGTGGTTCCTTAGATGCTTCCAATATGTTTAAGCCCGCATTGAGCCGCGGTGAGATACAATGTATTGGAGCTACTACTTTAGATGAATATCGCCAGTATATAGAAAAAGATGGAGCCTTGGAACGTCGTTTCCAAATGGTTTTAGTGGAGCCAGCCACCGAGGAAGAAAGTATTGAGATATTGCAAAACATTCGTGATAAATACGAAGAACATCACTCGGTTTCTTATACCCCCGAAAGTATTATAGCTTGTGTAAAATTAAGTACCCGTTATATGGCAGATAGATTTTTGCCAGACAAAGCAATTGACGTATTGGACGAGGTAGGGGCAAGAGTGCATTTGAACAATATACATGTACCTCAAAATGTATTAGACCTCGAAAAACAAATTGAAGAAATTAAGGTTCTGAAAAACCAAGTAGTGAAAAGCCAAAAGTATGAGGAGGCTGCCAAATTACGTGACCGTGAAAAGAATCTGTTGGAAAGTTTGGATATCGAAAAAGCCAAATGGGAAGAGGAAACTAAGAACCAAAAATTCAATGTGCTTGAAGATGATGTGGCCGACGTTATAGCCATGATGACGGGTATTCCTGTAAAGAAAATTGCACAGAGCGAAAGCAACCGTTTGTTGAAAATGGGTGACGATTTGAAAGCCCGTGTAATAGGACAAGAAGGAGCAATATTGAAATTGGCCAAAGCAATTCAACGTACTCGTGCAGGATTGAAAAATCCCAATAAACCCATCGGCTCATTTATATTCTTGGGACCAACAGGTGTGGGCAAAACAGAGCTTGCAAAAGCGTTGTCGCAATACTTGTTCGACACTGATGACGCAATGATCCGCATCGATATGAGTGAGTATATGGAGAAATTCGCCGTGTCGCGTTTAGTAGGAGCTCCTCCAGGATATGTGGGTTATGAAGAAGGCGGTCAGTTGACAGAGAAAATTCGTCGCAAGCCATACTCGGTAATATTATTGGACGAGATAGAAAAAGACCATCCCGACGTGTTTAACTTATTGTTGCAAGTTTTAGATGAAGGATATTTGACGGATAGTATGGGTCGCAAAATCGACTTTAGAAATACGATTATCATAATGACTTCCAATATTGGTTCACGTCAATTGAAAGACTTTGGCAGCGGTGTTGGTTTTAATACATCTGCCAAAACAGATAATACAGAATCGCATACCAAGAGTGTAATAGAAACAGCCTTGAAGCGTTATTTCTCTCCTGAGTTTTTGAACCGTATTGATGATGTGATTATTTTTAACCAATTGGAGAAGGAGCACATGCTTGCTATTTTGGAAATCAATTTGAAAAAATTGTTCAAGCGTATTGAGCCTATGGGATTGAAAATTACCGTTACCGATGCAGCAAAAGAATTCTTGTGCGAAAAAGGATATGATAGCGATTACGGTGCAAGGCCTTTGGGACGAGCAATTCAGAAATTTCTTGAGGATCCCGTAGCAGAAGAAATGCTTAAGGCTGAAATAAAAGAAGGCGAAATAATAGAAGCTGATTATATAGCTGGGGCTGATGAGTTGACCATTACCATCAACCGCAAAAAGAAAAAGAAAGAGTCGCCCAAAAACGATTAA
- a CDS encoding 23S rRNA (pseudouridine(1915)-N(3))-methyltransferase RlmH produces the protein MKIKVLCIGTLSHKYLGEGVSYYIQKLKHYGRFELVELKVPKNKQTEDAAQVKKNEFVLFGKHINAGDTLILLDDKGQQFDSVAFANYIQVQTNHTPGNLVFCIGGAFGFDDELYKIAKAKISFSKLTFNHQIFRLILFEQLYRACSILKNEPYHHA, from the coding sequence TTGAAAATTAAAGTACTTTGTATAGGAACCCTTTCGCACAAATACTTGGGCGAAGGGGTTTCTTATTATATACAAAAGCTAAAACATTATGGACGCTTTGAGCTGGTGGAACTGAAGGTACCTAAAAACAAACAAACTGAAGATGCTGCTCAAGTTAAAAAAAATGAATTTGTTTTATTTGGAAAACATATAAACGCAGGCGATACGCTTATTCTACTGGATGATAAAGGGCAACAATTCGACTCGGTGGCATTTGCAAATTATATCCAAGTACAAACAAACCACACGCCGGGGAATTTAGTTTTTTGTATTGGAGGAGCCTTTGGTTTTGATGATGAATTATATAAAATTGCCAAAGCGAAAATATCTTTTTCCAAACTTACTTTTAACCATCAAATTTTCAGGTTGATATTGTTTGAGCAATTGTATAGGGCCTGTTCTATTTTGAAGAATGAACCCTATCATCATGCCTGA
- a CDS encoding DinB family protein produces the protein MELKEHIKNMCLYNQWANEKLFGAIPLELADVEINSSFSSIRKTVYHLWDAETVWLERLMDKPLTPWPATANYTGTFAESFTYIKEQENTYIQFIEQADLSNRITYKNLKGIEFSSSFFEILSHVVNHSTFHRGQLVTMLRQAGVTQIPATDLIAYYRK, from the coding sequence ATGGAACTAAAAGAACATATCAAAAACATGTGCTTATATAACCAATGGGCCAATGAAAAGTTGTTTGGTGCAATTCCTTTGGAGCTTGCTGATGTGGAAATTAATAGCAGTTTTAGCAGTATACGAAAAACTGTTTACCACTTGTGGGATGCGGAAACAGTATGGCTTGAACGGCTAATGGATAAGCCATTGACCCCGTGGCCCGCCACTGCAAATTATACAGGTACTTTTGCAGAATCGTTCACATATATAAAAGAACAAGAAAACACTTACATACAATTTATCGAACAAGCAGATTTATCGAATAGGATTACCTATAAGAATTTAAAAGGAATTGAGTTCTCTAGTAGTTTTTTTGAAATATTATCGCATGTGGTTAATCACAGTACCTTTCATAGGGGACAACTTGTTACGATGCTGAGACAAGCTGGTGTAACACAGATTCCGGCTACAGATTTAATCGCATATTATAGAAAATAG
- a CDS encoding methyltransferase, which translates to MNPIIMPDQSFSFKQFSIRQNYAAMKVNTDSVLLGAWAANMMEGEERKLLDIGTGTGLLSLMMLQKNHNLEIDAVEIDSEACKDAAFNFQQNESTMRLYHLDFAEFKETTHQKYDIIISNPPYFEPINLSKINNTQWPDAHRAKARFHDSLPFETLADASSLLNAKGSFFLIIPMLFLQEIETCFKNKKLHKQYYTFVKTIENKGVSRVLCKFGKDEVQFDQDQLILYHQNIIKTSAYESLVGDYYL; encoded by the coding sequence ATGAACCCTATCATCATGCCTGATCAATCATTTAGTTTTAAACAATTTAGCATAAGGCAAAATTATGCTGCCATGAAGGTAAATACCGATTCTGTATTGCTAGGTGCTTGGGCTGCAAATATGATGGAGGGTGAGGAGCGGAAGTTATTGGATATTGGAACAGGCACAGGATTGTTGTCGTTGATGATGTTGCAGAAAAATCATAATTTGGAGATTGATGCAGTAGAAATTGATTCAGAAGCCTGTAAAGACGCAGCATTTAACTTTCAACAAAATGAAAGCACTATGCGATTATATCATCTAGATTTTGCAGAATTTAAGGAAACAACGCATCAAAAGTATGATATCATTATTTCCAACCCGCCCTATTTCGAACCTATTAATTTAAGTAAAATTAATAATACGCAATGGCCTGATGCACATAGGGCTAAAGCCCGTTTTCATGATTCACTTCCTTTTGAAACTTTGGCTGATGCGAGTAGTTTATTAAACGCGAAGGGGAGTTTTTTTTTGATTATCCCGATGCTGTTTTTACAAGAAATTGAAACTTGCTTTAAGAATAAAAAGCTCCACAAACAGTATTATACATTTGTGAAAACGATTGAAAACAAAGGAGTGAGCAGGGTTTTATGTAAATTTGGAAAAGATGAGGTCCAATTCGACCAAGACCAATTAATTTTGTACCATCAAAACATTATCAAAACTTCCGCTTACGAAAGCTTGGTAGGAGACTATTATTTGTAA
- a CDS encoding glycosyltransferase: protein MPKKEHLLIISDSPMCHDGQGVRIFEATLREVEHLTEIFENITWIGFNRTDMLLGGSRYDSTGKITAIPLKLSGGNGLVNKLKQLFALPSYWLTIWKHLKHAKYVHTRAPSIPSLLVLLYNFIDHKRHYWHKFAGNWASENPPKSYDIQKRFMLRLKHSKVTINGKWPDQRPHVLAFENPCFSEQELVKANKAAESKKFNDKLNILFVGRIEIPKGVGRLIEGLLLLDDKYWEQIGWVKLAGNGLDFEKIKKHISILEKKIELTGSLGREQLNILYSAAHLLLLPTECSEGFPKVVSEAAAHGCIPIVTDVSSLTQYIKHLQNGLVLQNLSPEEIKNNVQLLLDNRTLSESISKEATKQGPLFTYERYNKRIVEEVFGIVDSI, encoded by the coding sequence ATGCCCAAAAAAGAACATCTATTAATTATAAGCGACTCACCGATGTGCCACGATGGACAAGGTGTACGCATTTTTGAAGCCACCCTGCGTGAAGTAGAGCATTTAACTGAAATTTTTGAAAATATTACTTGGATTGGTTTCAATAGAACTGATATGTTACTGGGAGGGAGCCGTTATGATAGTACTGGGAAAATTACAGCTATTCCTTTAAAATTATCTGGTGGAAATGGATTAGTTAATAAATTGAAGCAGCTTTTTGCACTCCCGTCCTATTGGCTCACGATATGGAAACATTTGAAGCATGCCAAATATGTGCATACCCGTGCTCCATCTATTCCTTCCTTATTAGTACTTTTATATAATTTTATAGACCATAAACGACATTATTGGCACAAATTCGCAGGCAACTGGGCCAGTGAAAATCCACCAAAATCATACGACATCCAAAAACGTTTCATGCTGCGTCTCAAGCACAGTAAAGTAACTATAAATGGGAAATGGCCTGACCAGCGGCCACATGTTTTGGCTTTTGAAAATCCTTGTTTTTCGGAACAGGAATTAGTGAAAGCAAACAAAGCAGCCGAATCAAAAAAATTTAATGACAAACTTAATATACTATTTGTTGGACGTATAGAAATACCAAAAGGAGTGGGTCGCTTAATTGAAGGTTTACTTTTGCTAGATGATAAATATTGGGAACAAATTGGTTGGGTGAAATTAGCAGGAAATGGTCTCGATTTTGAAAAGATAAAAAAACATATTTCAATCTTAGAAAAAAAAATAGAACTTACGGGAAGTTTAGGGCGTGAACAATTAAATATATTATATAGTGCCGCTCATTTATTATTGTTACCTACCGAATGTAGCGAAGGATTCCCCAAAGTAGTTTCGGAAGCGGCTGCACATGGTTGCATACCGATTGTTACTGATGTATCCTCACTTACGCAATATATTAAACATTTGCAAAACGGATTGGTATTGCAAAACTTATCTCCTGAAGAAATAAAAAATAATGTTCAATTACTTTTGGATAACAGAACACTATCGGAAAGCATTTCAAAAGAAGCTACCAAGCAAGGCCCACTTTTCACTTACGAAAGATATAATAAAAGGATAGTTGAGGAAGTGTTTGGAATTGTAGATAGTATATAG
- a CDS encoding gliding motility-associated C-terminal domain-containing protein gives MKKNLLVLLFFICIIQCRETKATHMMGADIEYTCRGKDTFDFIIRVFKDCKGSQLSPIQMTIDGIGCSYTSSYTMTQISCKDITPVCKTSCSKCDHNNCNADGKPNGTNAACSFAYGIEKVIFTQTVVFTGTNCCKFRVSYSQANRNAAINTCCALEVFFSYAELNRCITPCNNSPTLTNDPVAMYCVGNCICFNNGARDTSNFDSISYHMAPAYNALNSKCTYVGSYTYQYPLYYDGFPTTKKYNDKTCKGWLLDSINGDLCFKPMQQQSAVVVIDLKEWRKDSNGKMVQIGLTRRDMQLIIVANCTNKAPSLPSASQVGCAGDLICFSGIKSSDPDSKDTVRLTWNYGIPKGTFTSKFNGSKKQEFDFCWQTVDKDASNTPYFFTVKAIDDACPLSGQFSRSYSILVKKNPKASRKYTNLACGLLRMEATPLNLNKAKEIFTYQWTVPFPGGSKYNVQDTVHQFHTSGQHIIRCEVTVNGCTMAYDDTIDIPPFVSVDIGPDSILCAGKTLSLKAKVTDGIKPFRYLWSPGAAGDTLSTFAIDTFNSTYIACMVKDSFDCVSYDTMILTIMPPPPVYLGPDKRVCKGDSITFDAGDNNGTGNVKAYIWTDMATNTTIGTNRYITVWDSITLVATVYDSTGCVGRDTVCAFFNPKVKLNAGPDKYQCYGDYTDIKPTGADSIIWYDLATGNLIHIGDSLRMSFTATTQLVLHGINTYDNVSCENWDTVQIDLKSPPKLDLEILQGCVDKGYNTKLTLKNAYDSITGQSIKSICTWQWSATDSLLKSCMDTVKNEVDIKKLGATYAWGTKQNGPYCIITCFTNYGCKKVDSIKLIVDPLPPIKIKPLSICINQDSVKLDNRAYPNAGGNPVSTLGQKWSGNGIVQTGTSWYFKPKLAGLGQHIITYEYVDINSCKASDTLSFFVKPIPVVARIIPSPLCCTDGIQDLWKLTKASPITGTWHGTGVLDSILGTFDPALVLSPNNVGASPVASNLIFYVDGFGCPVSDTFQITINPVPLVDIQPDRDICFDSIPWNLPMYNNPGVVWMIDTIIAPYSTFSPGTWGIGPHKLTFLYTNPNTGCKNKDSMTLNVIEPPIVKIKPVNALCAGESFTVGCTFKNASGVAWLSSGGGVFIAPNDTITGYIPSATDITNGFFLLEVRTTGNGVCNLAIDTYTVFIFPVPVPTPLVLQKSCSPLDAVFAASSQIPNCIYTWDFGDPASGTLNNATTADKDSVKHLYINKTNQVIKFTVTLTVTSPQGCDSTMVWNNIVEVYPNPIADFEPKPRKATIALPRIRFANLSKFVTDSTKWEWKFGDPLNGTSTDKNPTYWYANTDTGTYIVFMKATTEYGCVDSTEQTVRIGPEMLVFIPNAFTPDPFGPIKNNRFWVEASNYSEFEIYIFNRWGENVFYSKDRLPGWDGKFKDEECQVDVYVYQVNIRNFEGKWFHYNGTVHLIR, from the coding sequence ATGAAGAAAAATTTACTTGTATTACTCTTTTTCATTTGTATAATCCAATGCAGAGAAACTAAGGCCACCCACATGATGGGGGCTGACATTGAGTATACATGTCGCGGCAAAGACACTTTCGATTTTATTATTCGGGTTTTTAAAGACTGTAAAGGTTCGCAACTTAGCCCCATACAAATGACTATAGATGGAATTGGATGTTCGTATACCTCCAGTTATACCATGACCCAAATATCCTGCAAGGATATTACCCCAGTTTGTAAAACCAGTTGCTCTAAATGCGACCACAATAATTGCAATGCCGATGGGAAACCTAATGGTACCAATGCTGCTTGTTCGTTTGCTTATGGAATTGAAAAAGTAATATTCACACAAACGGTAGTTTTTACAGGCACCAATTGTTGTAAATTTCGGGTATCATACTCTCAGGCTAACCGCAATGCAGCCATTAATACTTGTTGTGCATTGGAAGTCTTTTTTTCGTATGCTGAACTTAATCGTTGTATAACTCCCTGCAATAATTCTCCTACACTAACCAATGACCCAGTAGCTATGTATTGTGTGGGCAATTGTATATGTTTCAATAATGGAGCACGCGATACTTCCAACTTTGATTCTATATCCTATCACATGGCTCCTGCATATAATGCCTTGAATTCTAAATGCACCTATGTAGGTTCATATACTTACCAATATCCTTTATACTATGATGGTTTCCCCACCACAAAAAAATACAATGACAAAACCTGCAAAGGATGGTTATTAGATTCAATAAATGGTGACTTATGTTTTAAACCTATGCAACAACAATCGGCAGTTGTGGTGATAGATTTGAAAGAATGGCGAAAAGACTCCAATGGGAAGATGGTGCAAATAGGACTGACTCGGCGAGACATGCAATTAATTATTGTGGCCAACTGCACCAATAAGGCACCTAGCTTGCCCTCCGCATCGCAGGTAGGGTGTGCAGGCGATCTCATCTGTTTCAGTGGAATAAAATCGAGCGACCCAGATTCGAAAGACACCGTGCGGCTCACTTGGAATTATGGCATACCCAAAGGCACCTTTACTTCAAAATTCAATGGCAGCAAAAAACAGGAGTTCGATTTCTGTTGGCAAACAGTAGATAAAGATGCAAGCAATACGCCCTACTTTTTTACTGTGAAAGCAATAGACGATGCTTGTCCACTTAGTGGTCAATTCTCGCGTAGCTATTCTATCTTGGTTAAGAAAAATCCCAAAGCATCTAGAAAATATACTAACTTGGCATGCGGTCTTTTAAGAATGGAAGCCACGCCACTAAATCTCAATAAAGCGAAAGAAATTTTCACTTACCAATGGACTGTACCTTTTCCTGGCGGCTCCAAATATAATGTACAAGATACAGTTCACCAGTTTCATACAAGTGGGCAACATATTATACGATGTGAGGTAACAGTAAATGGCTGCACCATGGCGTATGATGATACCATAGATATACCTCCTTTTGTATCGGTCGATATTGGCCCCGATTCTATCTTATGTGCTGGTAAAACCCTTTCATTAAAAGCAAAAGTAACGGACGGTATTAAACCTTTCAGATACCTTTGGTCACCTGGAGCAGCGGGTGATACATTATCAACTTTCGCTATAGACACTTTCAATTCTACTTATATTGCTTGTATGGTAAAAGACAGTTTCGATTGTGTTTCGTATGATACTATGATATTGACTATTATGCCGCCACCGCCTGTATACTTAGGCCCCGACAAAAGAGTATGTAAAGGCGATAGTATTACTTTCGATGCGGGCGATAACAATGGCACGGGTAATGTGAAAGCTTATATATGGACTGACATGGCCACCAATACTACTATTGGCACTAATAGATATATAACTGTGTGGGACTCTATCACCTTGGTCGCTACCGTTTATGATTCAACGGGCTGCGTGGGTAGAGATACAGTTTGTGCATTCTTTAATCCCAAAGTAAAATTAAATGCGGGCCCCGACAAATACCAATGCTATGGTGACTATACAGATATTAAACCCACTGGTGCCGATTCTATTATTTGGTATGACCTTGCTACTGGCAACTTAATACATATTGGTGATTCATTACGTATGTCTTTTACCGCAACAACCCAATTGGTTTTGCACGGAATTAATACTTATGATAATGTATCATGCGAAAATTGGGACACGGTGCAAATTGATTTAAAAAGTCCACCCAAATTGGATTTGGAAATACTTCAGGGCTGTGTTGACAAAGGATATAATACAAAACTAACTTTAAAAAATGCCTATGACTCCATAACAGGACAAAGTATCAAGAGCATTTGCACTTGGCAATGGTCGGCTACTGATTCTTTATTAAAATCATGTATGGATACAGTGAAAAATGAAGTTGATATCAAAAAATTAGGAGCAACCTATGCATGGGGCACCAAACAAAATGGGCCCTATTGTATTATAACTTGCTTTACAAATTATGGTTGCAAAAAAGTTGATTCCATTAAATTAATCGTTGACCCACTGCCCCCGATAAAAATCAAACCGTTGAGTATTTGTATCAATCAAGATTCTGTGAAACTTGACAATCGAGCCTACCCCAATGCAGGAGGCAATCCTGTTTCAACACTTGGTCAAAAATGGAGTGGTAATGGTATTGTGCAGACTGGTACAAGTTGGTATTTCAAACCTAAATTAGCAGGATTAGGCCAACATATTATCACCTATGAGTATGTAGATATTAACTCATGTAAAGCATCTGATACACTTTCATTTTTTGTAAAACCAATTCCTGTTGTTGCACGAATAATTCCTAGTCCTTTATGCTGCACCGATGGTATTCAGGATTTATGGAAACTTACCAAGGCAAGCCCCATCACAGGTACTTGGCATGGCACAGGAGTTTTAGATTCTATATTAGGTACCTTCGACCCTGCACTTGTTTTAAGTCCTAACAATGTTGGAGCTTCGCCTGTTGCTTCCAATCTTATATTTTATGTAGATGGATTTGGTTGCCCCGTTTCTGATACCTTCCAAATTACAATTAACCCAGTTCCATTAGTTGATATCCAACCTGACCGTGATATATGCTTTGACAGTATACCTTGGAATTTACCAATGTATAATAATCCTGGGGTGGTATGGATGATAGACACTATCATAGCTCCATATAGTACATTTAGTCCAGGCACCTGGGGTATCGGTCCACATAAACTTACTTTCTTATATACTAACCCAAATACGGGTTGTAAAAACAAGGACTCTATGACGCTTAATGTGATAGAACCACCAATTGTCAAAATTAAACCCGTTAATGCACTTTGTGCAGGTGAAAGTTTTACCGTAGGCTGCACTTTTAAAAATGCTAGTGGGGTTGCTTGGCTTAGTTCAGGCGGAGGTGTATTTATTGCACCAAATGACACAATAACGGGTTATATACCTTCAGCTACTGATATAACCAATGGCTTCTTTTTATTAGAAGTGAGAACTACTGGCAATGGAGTCTGCAATTTGGCAATTGATACTTATACCGTATTTATTTTTCCAGTTCCAGTTCCTACACCTTTGGTTTTGCAAAAGAGCTGTTCCCCATTAGATGCGGTTTTTGCAGCCAGTTCACAAATCCCCAATTGTATATATACTTGGGATTTTGGCGACCCAGCAAGTGGTACTTTAAATAATGCAACTACCGCCGACAAAGACTCTGTAAAACATTTATATATTAATAAAACCAATCAAGTAATTAAATTTACTGTAACATTAACAGTTACATCGCCACAAGGTTGCGATAGCACTATGGTATGGAATAATATAGTAGAAGTTTATCCAAACCCCATTGCCGACTTCGAACCCAAACCTAGAAAAGCTACCATTGCATTGCCCCGAATTAGATTTGCTAATTTAAGTAAATTTGTAACTGACAGTACCAAATGGGAATGGAAATTCGGTGACCCATTAAATGGAACCTCTACCGATAAAAATCCAACCTATTGGTATGCAAATACCGATACAGGAACTTATATAGTTTTTATGAAAGCCACCACCGAATATGGCTGCGTGGACTCAACCGAACAGACTGTGCGTATAGGGCCTGAGATGCTCGTATTTATACCCAATGCGTTTACGCCCGATCCATTTGGCCCCATTAAGAACAACCGTTTTTGGGTTGAGGCAAGTAATTATAGTGAGTTTGAAATATATATTTTTAATCGTTGGGGCGAAAATGTTTTCTACTCAAAAGACCGCTTACCTGGATGGGATGGAAAATTTAAAGATGAGGAATGCCAAGTAGATGTATATGTATACCAAGTGAATATCAGAAACTTTGAAGGTAAATGGTTTCATTATAATGGTACGGTGCATTTGATAAGGTAG